A genome region from Populus alba chromosome 3, ASM523922v2, whole genome shotgun sequence includes the following:
- the LOC118029258 gene encoding uncharacterized protein gives MAKGSRAKRRFGSRQYRQAPYLSPAYNQDISSDSCPKNCSKIPDKKDWVDVTCSVCMECPHNAVLLLCSSHDKGCRPYMCGTSFRYSNCLDQYKNAYTKIISSTGTAENPILVSDSSQPAEKCEAAELACPLCRGQVKGWTVVEPAREYLNAKKRSCMQDDCSFIGTYKELRKHVKTNHPTARPRAVDPILEQKWRRLEREREHDDVISTIRSTMPGAMVFGDYVIEGSHYGFDTDEDGGFDADATERNEGFEVGFDRNLVNVFLLLHAFGPTGDDHSRRLRHPERTDRQMTDESSVSFHHTSPVEGLGLSDEDDGNNINDDNGDDSGMSLVSRLRRHGRMLLGRSGRRRRRREGIGGQR, from the coding sequence ATGGCGAAAGGTAGCAGGGCGAAGCGTAGGTTTGGTTCTCGACAATATAGGCAGGCACCTTACTTGTCACCAGCTTATAATCAGGATATTTCCTCAGACTCGTGCCCAAAGAACTGCTCCAAAATTCCGGATAAGAAAGACTGGGTAGATGTAACTTGTTCTGTTTGCATGGAGTGCCCACACAATGCTGTTCTTCTGCTCTGTTCCTCCCATGATAAAGGTTGCCGTCCCTACATGTGTGGAACCAGCTTCCGCTATTCCAACTGCCTTGACCAGTACAAGAACGCATACACTAAAATTATCTCATCCACTGGTACTGCTGAGAATCCAATCTTGGTCTCCGATTCCAGCCAGCCTGCTGAGAAGTGTGAAGCCGCAGAGCTTGCTTGCCCACTCTGTAGGGGCCAGGTGAAAGGGTGGACTGTGGTAGAACCTGCAAGAGAGTATCTAAATGCCAAAAAGAGAAGCTGCATGCAGGATGACTGCTCATTCATTGGAACTTACAAGGAGTTAAGGAAGCACGTGAAGACAAATCACCCCACTGCACGACCACGTGCAGTTGATCCCATTCTTGAACAGAAATGGCGAAGGCTTGAGCGGGAGCGTGAACATGACGATGTAATCAGCACAATTCGGTCGACAATGCCTGGCGCAATGGTTTTTGGAGATTATGTAATAGAAGGAAGTCATTATGGTTTTGATACAGATGAAGATGGGGGTTTCGATGCAGATGCCACAGAGAGGAATGAAGGTTTTGAGGTGGGCTTTGATCGGAATCTGGTGAATGTCTTCCTGCTGTTGCATGCGTTTGGGCCAACAGGGGATGATCACAGCAGACGGCTGAGGCATCCTGAGAGGACAGACCGTCAAATGACTGATGAGAGTTCTGTCAGTTTTCATCACACTTCTCCTGTTGAAGGGCTGGGTTTGTCCGACGAAGATGATGGCAATAACATCAATGATGACAATGGTGATGATAGTGGCATGTCACTCGTTAGCCGCCTTCGTCGACATGGCAGAATGCTTTTGGGGCGTTCAGGTAGGAGACGTAGGCGTAGAGAAGGCATTGGAGGTCAGAGATGA
- the LOC118029288 gene encoding uncharacterized protein isoform X2, with the protein MRGEAKEGFVTENRQQCHSAFVILVDFEEEGYPPPPTLLAISLLTVLVLVALLDWPIRTMQKINLLQNGGYPVEQDGEIVEDSATAEDAKNEQMGEVGNVGPATGIRGDGKPSSCNKVVGLGEILILEQ; encoded by the exons ATGCGAGGCGAAGCTAAGGAAGGGTTTGTGACAGAGAATCGCCAACAATGCCAT AGCGCCTTCGTGATCCTCGTGGACTTCGAAGAGGAGGGTTATCCGCCGCCACCGACGCTCCTCGCAATTTCGTTGCTAACGGTGCTCGTCCTCGTGGCTTTGCTTGACtg gccgATAAGAACAATGCAGAAGATCAACCTCCTGCAAAACGGCGGCTATCCG GTGGAGCAGGATGGAGAGATCGTTGAGGATTCTGCCACGGCAGAGGATGCAAAGAACGAGCAAATGGGTGAGGTTGGAAATGTTGGGCCTGCTACAGGGATTCGGGGTGATGGAAAGCCTTCAAGTTGCAACAAAGTGGTTGGTCTAGGAGAGATTTTGATCTTAGAGCAGTGA
- the LOC118029288 gene encoding uncharacterized protein isoform X3, giving the protein MPCQSAFVILVDFEEEGYPPPPTLLAISLLTVLVLVALLDWPIRTMQKINLLQNGGYPVEQDGEIVEDSATAEDAKNEQMGEVGNVGPATGIRGDGKPSSCNKVVGLGEILILEQ; this is encoded by the exons ATGCCATGTCAG AGCGCCTTCGTGATCCTCGTGGACTTCGAAGAGGAGGGTTATCCGCCGCCACCGACGCTCCTCGCAATTTCGTTGCTAACGGTGCTCGTCCTCGTGGCTTTGCTTGACtg gccgATAAGAACAATGCAGAAGATCAACCTCCTGCAAAACGGCGGCTATCCG GTGGAGCAGGATGGAGAGATCGTTGAGGATTCTGCCACGGCAGAGGATGCAAAGAACGAGCAAATGGGTGAGGTTGGAAATGTTGGGCCTGCTACAGGGATTCGGGGTGATGGAAAGCCTTCAAGTTGCAACAAAGTGGTTGGTCTAGGAGAGATTTTGATCTTAGAGCAGTGA
- the LOC118029288 gene encoding uncharacterized protein isoform X1 encodes MSGPPPFSSYLLERVITCKFFSYCCRLQSAFVILVDFEEEGYPPPPTLLAISLLTVLVLVALLDWPIRTMQKINLLQNGGYPVEQDGEIVEDSATAEDAKNEQMGEVGNVGPATGIRGDGKPSSCNKVVGLGEILILEQ; translated from the exons ATGTCAGGTCCTCCACCCTTTTCTAGCTATCTTCTTGAACGTGTAATCACATGCAAGTTCTTTTCTTACTGTTGTAGATTACAGAGCGCCTTCGTGATCCTCGTGGACTTCGAAGAGGAGGGTTATCCGCCGCCACCGACGCTCCTCGCAATTTCGTTGCTAACGGTGCTCGTCCTCGTGGCTTTGCTTGACtg gccgATAAGAACAATGCAGAAGATCAACCTCCTGCAAAACGGCGGCTATCCG GTGGAGCAGGATGGAGAGATCGTTGAGGATTCTGCCACGGCAGAGGATGCAAAGAACGAGCAAATGGGTGAGGTTGGAAATGTTGGGCCTGCTACAGGGATTCGGGGTGATGGAAAGCCTTCAAGTTGCAACAAAGTGGTTGGTCTAGGAGAGATTTTGATCTTAGAGCAGTGA